The proteins below are encoded in one region of Mauremys reevesii isolate NIE-2019 linkage group 15, ASM1616193v1, whole genome shotgun sequence:
- the LOC120383439 gene encoding olfactory receptor 14A16-like, protein MSNQTTMTEFFLLGFSDVPELQILHFVVFLVLYLASLLGNLLIITSIALNHQLHIPRYFFLMNLSIPDLGSTSVTIPKSMAYSLMNTRLISYSGCVAQVFLVFFFASADFAILTIMAYNRYVAICQPLHYERVMNRRACVQMAASAWISVIFYSAVHTGNTFAISFCGGNMVDQFFCEVPQLLKLACSNSDLSEVGFLIFSVCLASSCFVFIIVSYVQIFTTVLRIPSEQGRHKAFSTCLPHLIVVSLFICTGTFAYLKPTSSSTSGLDLMVAVLYSVLPPVTNPIIYSMRNKELKGALSKLIGWSLFSKNKMSIFLHQ, encoded by the coding sequence atgtccaaccaaaccacCATGACCGAATTctttctcctgggattctctgatgttccagaactgcagattttacactttgtggtgtttctagtgCTTTATCTGGCATCCCTACTGGGGAACCTTCTCATCATCACATCCATAGCCCTCAACCATCAACTTCACATCCCCAGgtacttcttcctgatgaatcTGTCCATCCCAGACCTCGGTTCCACCTCTgtcaccatccccaaatccatggcctACTCCCTCATGAACACAAGATTGATTTCTTATTCTGGATGTGTCGCCCAAGTCTTTCTTGTCTTCTTCTTTGCTTCAGCAGATTTTGCCATACTGACCATCATGGCATACAACAGATATGTCGCtatctgccaaccactgcactatgagagagtgatgaacagaagagcttgtgtccaaatggcagccagtgcctggatcagTGTTATTTTCTACTCTGCAGTGCACACTGGGAACACGTTTGCAATATCTTTCTGTGGAGGCAACAtggtggatcagttcttctgtgaagTCCCCCAGCTTCTCAAGCTTGCTTGCTCTAACTCAGACCTCAGTGAAGTCGGGTTTCTCATCTTTAGTGTGTGCTTAGCCTCAAGCTGCTTTGTTTTCATAATTGTGtcatatgttcagatcttcaCCACAGTGTtgagaatcccctctgagcagggccggcataaagccttctccacgtGCCTCCCTCACCTCATCGTTGTCTCCTTGTTTATTTGCACTGGGACCTTTGCCTACTtgaaacccacctccagctcaaCCTCAGGTCTGGATCTCAtggtggctgttctctattcTGTGTTGCCACCAGTGACAAATCcgatcatctacagcatgagaaACAAAGAGCTCAAAGGTGCACTGAGTAAATTGATAGGTTGGAGTTTATTCTCTAAGAATAAAATGTCCATATTTCTCCATCAGTAA
- the LOC120383556 gene encoding olfactory receptor 14A16-like has product MSNQTNITEFLLLGFSDIRELQILHFVVFLVIYLAAMMGNLLIIMVVALDHHLHSPMYFFLMNLSILDLGIISVTVPKSMANSLMNTSSLSYSGCVAQVFFFVFFAISDFVLLTVMAYDRYVAICKPLHYGTIMNRRACVQMAASALVSVIVYSSLHTRKTFAISYCGGNEVNQFFCEIPQVLKLACSDTYLGEVEVLILSACLFLSCFVLIILSYTRIFQTVLRIPTEQGRHKALSTCLPHLIVVSLFVSTGIFAYLKPTSSSTSGLDLMVAVLYSVLPPVMNPIIYSMRNKEIKASLRKLIGWRLFIKNKMSIFLL; this is encoded by the coding sequence atgtccaaccaaaccaACATAACagagttccttctcctgggattctctgacattcgggagctgcagattttgcactttgtggtgtttctagtgatttacctggcagccatgatggggaatcttctcatcatcaTGGTTGTAGCCCTAGATCACCACCTTCACagccccatgtacttcttcctgatgaatTTGTCCATCCTAGACCTCGGCATCAtctctgtcactgtccccaaaTCCATGGCTAATTCCCTCATGAACACCAGCTCCCTTTCCTATTCTGGATGTGTGGCTCAAGTCTTTTTCTTCGTCTTCTTTGCTATATCTGACTTCGTCTTACTCACCGTCATGGCGTACGATCGATATGTTGCCATCTGCAAACCACTGCACTATGGGACTATaatgaacaggagagcttgtgtccaaatggcagccagtgccttGGTCAGTGTAATTGTCTATTCTTCATTGCACACCAGGAAAACATTTGCAATCTCCTACTGTGGCGGCAATGAGGTGaatcagttcttctgtgaaattcCCCAGGTACTCAAGCTCGCCTGCTCTGACACGTACCTTGGTGAAGTTGAGGTACTCATCCTGAGTGCATGCTTATTCTTAAGCTGTTTTGTTCTTATAATTCTGTCATACACTCGGATCTTCCAAACAGTGCTGAGAATCCCCACTGAGCAGGGTCGGCATAAAGCCCTAtccacctgcctccctcacctcaTTGTGGTCTCCTTGTTTGTTTCCACTGGCATCTTTGCctacctgaaacccacctccagctcaaCATCAGGGCTGGATCTCATGGTTGCTGTTCTTTATTCCGTGCTGCCACCAGTGATGAATCcgatcatctacagcatgaggaacaaggaaATCAAAGCTTCCCTGAGGAAACTCATAGGGTGGAGGTTATTCATCAAGAATAAAATGTCTATATTTCTCTTATGA